From Chrysemys picta bellii isolate R12L10 chromosome 1, ASM1138683v2, whole genome shotgun sequence:
aatttAAGGAAAACCATCCACTTGAAGTCTCTTTAATTTCAAAGACTTAAAAGTAGTTTTTGGTACTATTCCTGCCCCAGATTCTCCCTGGGAATTTGTGATTTTGTAGTCACAAGGTTcccctttttttaattattattaattattattattattaaaaggaCAGTTTCTTTTCCCTGTTGGTGTGTGAATGACCCACACAAACAGGGTGAAATGACTATACAAAGGAAATGGTGACACTGACTATACAGAGTGCTGTCAAAAACTCAAAACTAGACAGATATTTTTCTCCTATAATCTTAGAGTTACAAAAAATTTACAGTCTTAGTTGTTACTTATAACAATAGCAGGTAAAATATCAGAAGTAAATGGACAGTGTCACTTTAAATTTCTCCTGTAGCATTTGCAGCCCAGATGTTGCAGCACtgtgctagtgcatgagaacctgaaagtgaaaccaAGAAGTCTATCTTTGCTGTCCATGATACACATTCAAAAAGTGAACGTAAGGCGAGAAATATATTCAGACTGAATCTTATTCAAATATAAGGTGTTTTGCTCTCAGACATATCCATGAAAacccagttaagtcaatggatTTTCATGGATGAAACAAAAGAACTTGCTCTGATTTCTAATCTAAGCacctctattaaaaaaaaaatctattttggcAGACAGAAATGGATATATAGTCCAGCAGGATAATTCTGACAACTTACCTGTATTTTAATTTATGGGGTACAAATAAGAACATCTGACTACTATAATTCAGTGGATTATTAATGAAGCAAACATTCTTCCAAACCTTTTCTTAATGCAATTTTAATGGGTTTATGAAATTCAAAGCAGCAAAGACGTTCATATTTTGAGATACCTCCCGAACACAAGCACATGGAAGTATTATCTCACCCCATCCTTTTCCACTCTCAAGTCAAACCCACAAGCCTCTGCTTCACAGCCTTCAAACCTATGCTTATGCTTGAAAAAACAGAGACATACTGTCCAAGAGCGCATTTCCTCCAGCCACATCTCAGCCATGATCCAAGGAGGACCAGCCTTAATGATGAGACTAGAGTCTTCAGCTAACCTAACACTGAAGTAAGAAAGGTGTATGTGTGCAGCCTGTTTAAAGCACCTGGCTAACAGATAGTTACCACTATAACATCTTCCTGTTCAGGAAATAGGGAAGAGCCAATGACAGCATACCTAGTGTTACTGGAGTAATCCCACATGAAGACATCCAGCAGGTTGCGCACCCAGGTCTTGGAAGGCTCCTTTTGAAGTTTCCGCTGGTACAGTTCCACCACCAGGTTTTCCACACTGAGAAGCTCCAGCTGGTTCTCAATGCCTGTTATTCAGAGAAGACCGAGTcaagaagaggagaaggaagggCAGAAACTTTGACAAATATAGGTGGGACAGAGGAGATGCTGCTCCTTACAATCTTAAAAAATTAACTTCTCACCTGATTCCTTAGCCATCCATTTCAGACACCAGTTGACTCTGTACCAGTCATCAGACTACAGAGAAAAAGGTTTCACTGTCACATGCTCCAGAACACAACTACAGCTATGGAGTGGAGTTTAGTTTtctccgcctcccctcccccgccactccTAAACCATCTTCTCCAGCTACTTTAATTCTTGCACAAAGCCATTTTCACTCTTCCTGAAAGTTCTCCATGTGTCCTAAAGAGGGCtctggctcagggtgcaggctctcgggtggggctggggatgagaggtttggggtgcaggagggggctctggtctggggccaaggggtttggagtccaggaggaggctcagggctgggacggggggttggggtgtgggaggaggttcggggtgcaggctccaggagggagtttgggtgcaggagggggcttagggctgtggatggggtgtgggagggggtgcggactCTTGGAGGCaattagggtgcgggagggggttccgatctggggcaaggggttcagggtgtgagctccagctgggcagcgctGACCTCGGGTGGCTCCTGGTCGGTGGCACagcgggtctaaggcaggctccctgcctgccgtggcttcacgctgctcccggaagtggctggcatgttgTCCAGCccctaggtggaggcatggccaggaggCTTTGCGCTGTGCATGAGGCCCGCCCCAgtaagcaccgcccccgcagctcccattggccgcagttcccagccaaggGGAGCTGTGGAACCATCActgcgggggcagcatgcggagcttccctgatcacccctgcgcctaggggccgcaagcacatgccagccgcttctgggagctgcgtggagccaaccagacttttaatggcctagCAACCCTAGCTTCCCCCCACGGgtggagagggtgggggtgggggctgaggctCGGGGCTTGCTGCAGGCCGGATGAAATTAAGCAGCTGGCTGAAGGTTCCCCACCCTTGCTATAAAGGCTTCTTTGGGCAACTACAATAGGACTGTGTATTTTGAAGAGCTGCTCTAACTTGGAGGGGGCTGGATTGTACCTTGCAGTACACAGGTGGCCACCTGCCGCGGTTTGGCCgaacaaacgagtaaagttcacgTAACACAACAGGGTGACCAGCATTCGAGAGCTCAAAACCAGATATGGGGATCTTGTGAGTGGCATCGCCTAATGGAGGTTAatgaggaaagagaaaaatgggATATGagcagtccttttttttttttttttttttttttaaagaaacacgcACTCCTTTCTCTACTCCTAGGCCCACCTACCATCCACAAGTAAAATCTGCAAGATTCATGCACACACCAGAACCTCATCTTTAACATGTACCTACTTATTTTCCCCAAAGATCTGGGATGATCTCAGGTGAGAGCCCTACATTGCTTTAAAGAGAGTTACCCAAACATTTTGATAAAGGGAAGCAGCAGCTGTGTTAGTTAGCAGTGTGTGTAGGGACAGGAAGTCCACTAACTGGAATCTATAAACACTGCTCAAATGGCGATACAGGGAAAaggtaaaaacaaagcagtgcaAGTCAAAATAGCAGAGAGGGCCAACCAACAGGGTTGTAGGAATACTTTAACTTGCTTAATGTCAATGCTGCATGGAGAAGTATTAGATTTGTATTTCTAGAGATTCCTCTTTAATAATGATACTTTATATTAGCATCTTCCAGTTTGGGAAAAAACAAGATTCCAGTGTATTTTTTTtacccatttatttattttttacaagctATGCGCACACACACGGGGGAGATGCTTTACCCACCACTGAAAGGCAGCCACCTCAGAGATGGAAACGACAGCTACGAAACATCACACACTGAAGTTACACAGACGTTTAGGACAGAAATACTGAAGCTAATTGGAATTCCATGTGGGAGGGCAGATCATAGCCAACAGGACATGATTACCCACAATGGACGTTTGGGCAAGACACCATCATTAGTGAAAAGTGTCAGAGGTTCTTTAATGACTAGTTATTCAGAAAGAAGAGCTCTTGGTCTACAGAAGACACAGCATTATGAAATCCCTCAGGAAGTTTGCTCTAGTGCCCATCTCTCTCTTGGATGCGAGATGCTCAGTTCTTAGAGACGCATCACTTCTCACAAGCAAGGAAAATGTTTGAAGGACTGGTGTACATAAGCCAGTGAAACTGCCAAACCCTGCATCCCATCCCTTTCCTTCTCTGATACTCACTTGCTGCTTGACAATGAAACCGAAAGCCACGTGGCACCTCTCCTGCAAGAGGGCAGAGAGAATACACATTTTATCAAGCAAGAAACAGATACATGAACACTAAATAATGAACAATATCTCGTCGTGCtagaagaacggccatactgggtcagactaaaggtccatctagcccaatatcctgtctcccaacagtggccaatgcccacagggaatggacagaacaggaaatcatcaagagatccatcccctgccacccattcccagcttcaggcagaggctagggacaccatccctgcccactctggctaatagccattgatggacctatcctccatgaatgtatctagttcttttttgaaacctgttatagtcttggccttcacaacatcctctggcaaagagttccacaggttcactgtgtgttgtgtgaaaaaaatacttccttttgttttaaacctgctgcctattaatttcatttggtgacccctagtttttatgtcatgagaaagagtaaataacacttccttatttactttctccacaccagtatgattttatagacctctattatatctccccttagttatctcttttccaagctgaaaggtcccagtcttattaatctcttctcatatggaagccgttccatactcctaatcatttttgttgcccttttctgaaccttttccaattccaatataccttttttgagatggagtgaccacatctgcacacagtattcaagatgtgggtgtaccatggatttatatagaggcaatatgatattttctgtcttattatctatccctctcAATGATTCCCAACTTTCTATTCgcgtttttgactgctgctgcacattgagtagatgttttcagagaactatccaaaatgactccaagatctctttcttgagtggtaacagctaatttagaccctatcactgtgtatgtatagttaggattatgttttccaattatcaacactgaatttcatctgccattttttttgcccagtcacccagttttgttgaGATCCttttactcatagactcatagactttaaggtcagaagggaccattatgatcatctggtctgaccccctgcatgctgcaggccacaaaaccatccctaccctttccttgactctgctgatgaagtccccaaatcctgtatcttagtgacttcaattggcagagaaccctctgctagagatccctgccccatgctgcggaggaaggcgaaaaacctccagggcctcagccaatctaccctggaggaaaattccttcccgaccccaaatatggcgatcagtaagaccccgagcatgtaggcaagagtctccagcctgacccttgttcgccattatactgtttacctaccattgcttggtattcctcagctaatatgttttaccattaagccattccctccataaatggcttttgtagctctttgcagtcttcctgggacttaactgtcttgagtaattttgtatcatctgcaaattttgccacctcactgtttacccctcttTCCAGATATTCATAAattatgttgaataggactggtccaaGAACAGACCCcttggggaccccactatttacctctctccatcctgaaaactgaccatttattcctaccctttgtttcctatcttttaaccagttaccaatccatgagaggaccttccctcttatcccctaaCAGTTTAGTTAACAGCTTTATCTACCATCGTGTATCCTTCCATAACTGCCATGAATGTTCActtatttaaaacttattttcttAGCTATATTCATTTGCACAAACTCTGCACAATACACACGTTTTACAACCTGTTGCATACCTCTGTTTCGACCACTATCTAGGCAAATGCATTTTACTATTAAATCCAACGCACACAAGCGTGCAGCATCCCACCTACACAGTAGTAGTTTTTTACGAAGCTGTCTAGCCATCAGCTGGAAGAAAGATTTTATTTCAACTACTTTCTCACAAGATTTCTTTTACCTTCCAAGTTCTCACTCAGTTGGATGCCAAAGGCCACCTTTCTGCAGACTTTAGTAGAAGGCAGCATTAACCACAGGCATTTATGCTGCTGCTATCTACCTAAAATTCTCAACAGGAGCGTGTCTTATGCTAGAAACTTGAACTGGGTTGGGAGAAGTGAGATTAGAAAGTCTTCGTCCTTCCACACAACTGAAATGATGAGTTTCCTCCCCTCCATCTGTCCCTTAAGGCTCACCGGGATCTACAAAGCGGTGGAAATCTGCTGTTATGCCATCCTGTAATGAGTATTTGACACAGCCAATCTCACAAGGGAGGAAGCGCTGCTCACAGGGAGAGGGCAGCTCTCCATGACTGTAAATGTTCAGGAAGCAGAAGATGTTCCCAAGCACATCTGGAAGGATAAATTTGCAGGGGTCACTAGAGGAGAGAGCAAGCAAGTTTTTTTCCATCCAGtgaacattattatttatattgcagcagtACTTATAGGCCCCGGTCAAAGATCAAGGCCCCACTATGTTAGGTCACACAACCGAGTAAAGACACAGGATAACAATTGGATGAAACAAATAAGGAGTGGCATGTGGGAGGACAAGGTAACCGTTAAAAGGACACTTGCATAAATCAGGAGATTCTGCAGTCACAGTTCACCTCCAGCTTAATTCAGATGGTACTGTTTTGTAAATATCACAGCACGGGTTAACAAAAATGCCAGGGGTCCATCAACTACCACCACTCATGCCTCCTTCCAATaaagctctccaagattttgtcTCTAAGTAGGGATGGGAAATGTCACCGATACCAGGAACTCTAAACAGCACATTAAGCTTCAACCAAATCCAGTGGGAGGCAGACTGAACTAAGGAGATAGTGCTTTTACACTGGAGGGCTGAAAAGAATCAAAGAGCCCTTTAAGAGAGCTCACCTCTAAAATAACAGAGCAAGAACATGTGACAGGTTATGTCTGATACAAACAAGAAACAATGCTCAGACTTAGCATAGCAACAGGTCCAAACTACTAAAATACTGACTTCTGTCAGTGAACACTGTACAAATCGTCTGTGTTTCAGTGACAACTAAGGGTATTCCTTCACCCCAGCCTAGCCCATTCTCTCttcaataatattttatttagtgCTTGCACTGGTTGTATGTATCTTGGCTGGTGGCTTGACTGTTTATAGCATTTTGTAAGTGCTACTGTATATTATACTAGTGCTTCTCGGAGGCAGGGTGAAGTGCACTGTGGCAGTGCTCTGAGTGTCTCCTTTGCTGCTAGTCAATGCTGATCAAAGTATCAGTTTTACACGGAAATGCAGATGGGAACAGATTGGCTTTTCAGGGTTCTATTTAGTAAGACACTAGCCAGCCAATGTGCAAGTACAGCACTGACACAACAGCTTTCTCCCCTGCTAGGCTCTCTTGTTACCCAGTGTCTATACTGTTGTTCTGAGCTTGCACTCGGACATCTAAAAACTCCCCACCCTGTTATACTTGACATAAGCACTGGACTAGGTCTTGTATATCCCTAATGAAATGGAAGTTACAATAGAAATGCTTTCCTGCAGCAGTTCACTTCGGTTTATCTCCAATCATTTACAGACATTAAGGGCCTTATTCTGTCCTCAAATATGTACATGCAACTCCCATTAAGTTTAAAAGGAGGTACAGCCACACATCTGTGGGCAGAAACTGCCCCCAGAACATTATGAACTACATTTCTATTATGAAATCCTTTGTTACTGTAGGACAACTTACAACAGTAATTTTAACTAAGTTagtttttgtctgacatattaaATATATTCAGATCTAAATTAAACATGAATTTCCCACTTTCCCCAGCTAAGGCCTATAAGCCAGATGTAGCAATTCTGCTCCTTATGGAAGTCATCCAACACTACAAGATCCTTAGGATTAAGCTTCTTTAGGTTTACTCTACCCTGATCATTCTTCCAAGAAAGACTGATGGCATCTGGAAAAGAAGCGTGTCTCTGTATCTGCATGGGCAGTGGTGCAGGAACCGGAGAAAGCTGACTGGGAGGCTGCAGAAGACAAAATAGAGTTAAATCTATAGTCTGCTCCTCCAAAGTCAGAGAAGGACCATAAGATAGCTCCTCCTTTGTCCTCTATAAATGGATGGCAGCACCGCTCCTTCTAAACCCACCTAACCACAGTTTGCAGTATGCAGGCAGAACCTGCCGATTACGAGCAGGCATGTTCTGACACAAAGGATATTAGCGGTGCCCACACCAATTTACCAACACATGGAAAGAACTAGAGCCAAGCCTCTGAATTAAAAAAACGAACATCCACAGAAGGACACTTCATCCATGTTTAGGTTTGTCACATATCTTCCAAGCCTACAGACTTTCGTCCCTTCCCCTAGGATGTCACTAACACAGTTTCCCCCCTAACTAAAAAGCCTATAAAGAGCAGGCTAAAGACAATTTCTTTCACATCTACTTTATTAGTCATTATTACACAATATTTCAGAAGTTAGAATTACAGGGTAAGTAATGTCTATTTATTGCTTCTCTGAAGGTATCATCATGCAGGATTCGCAATCTTGGGTCTTGCGTCTCCAGTACAAGTCACGAAAAAATTCTCATTCCTCTTAGGGTTTTTTACCTTCGGATACACCTCTAGACTGGCCTCAGAGCTCTGGCCCCCAGAGTATGCTCTAACTTCAGGAACATCAGAGGGCCCAGAACATTTAAACTAGCTCCCTTTAAAATGTGGAAGCAAGGGCTCCCCAAACTTCAATTATATGTAAGAGACCTACACACTTCTCCCTTACGCCCATAATCTTttcttaaaacaacaaaaaacagtacAGAGGAAGTTAACCTTCTCAGAACATGTAATCAACAATGTAGAAGTGAGTGCTCACTGTGTGAACAAAGGACATGTTACATTATCATCTGAACCCCTCAAACTCTGAGGGGTACAGCATGACAACATTGCTGGAGAAGCAGAATTACAAGGTAAGCAGTTTTCCCTTCCTTAAAGATATTATTTAATACAGATTCCCAACCCCGGAGAGGAGGTACGTTCAAGGGATGTCCTGAAATAGTAAGTTTAACAATTAACATGACCAGAATGTATATCACTGAAGAACTCCTCCAAAAATTGGTCAACTTCAGTAAAGACATCCTAAAAGAGAAATTATAAGCAATGGAATTGTTTGGATTCTCCTTACTTTAGGAAAGAGTTCAGTATGACTGAAgagagatttcccccccacacacacctcagaGATGTGTAATTAGTAGAACAACAAGAGTTAAGTTTACCTaagggttccatttccccccaagTAAAGTTGCCCAGGATCGTGAAAGTCAAGCATGCAGAGAAGGGCCTCGCTGGGATGGGGTTGCATGCGTGGGAAGAATGTAGGCAGGATGAAAGTGGAAGTAGGCTTCTTGGGCAGAAATTGTCAGAAGATTCTGTACCACCACTATAACTTTGTAAAACTTAATATAAGGTGGATTAGTCATTAAAACCTGAACACATCCTAGGAGTAGAGATAGTACACTTCCTGGTGATGGTTATCACAAAACTTCTGTCCCCAAGTACTGAAAGGCTCAAAAGGAACTTTTCTTTAGCTTTCTCAGGATCATATTTGTTATGTGACACCAAAGCTTTTTAACAGGGTCTGAcactggcaggccagatgccagctcttaTCCAGGCTGCAAGCATTAGATAAGAACTGACAGTCTTGTaactggagaccagaccaggtaACCTGTaggttagttttgctcaaaacaggtattagtcttataagaatgtatttagcgTTAaaactctatgaaatgcttgtaagatgCTGCGTGCATTAATCTCATTtgcaatgtctgtattccatgcaaTAAGAAACTATGTAAGTTTTGCCGAATAACTTTAAAAAAGTTTGCTCTGAACTTGCAAACTCAGTCCCGGGAATCACCCCCCACCCATTCagaaggactatcaaaatcagatgggtCATCAAGGCCCATCACGATACAAAGGACTGGTTAATGGCTCTCTCACACCTGGGAAATGCTATGTGGAAGGAAGCTCCTCCTGTTaacttggaagctgaatgaaggaatAAAACGAAGTCACAGAAAAATTTCGATCTCTCTCCTCgctgtttgaactctgacagGGCCAGATGTCCTACACTGAGGCAGAGATCCCTAGGGGTTACCCTGAGTCCGCCCTGAAAGAccctttgaattgacagatcactacaactctgtcactcttaggagTTACGTGGTAACTCATTGGTgtgtgtttgcttgctttaatctGCAAACAACTCTTATATTGCTTTTTCCTACCTAACAAACCTATAGGCCATGTCTCCTCTACTGAGCTTACACCGacgcagctgtaccgatgcagctgcacaGCTGTAAGATCActcatgtagccactctatgctgacgggagagagctctcccatcgacataattaaaccaccttcAA
This genomic window contains:
- the MAEL gene encoding protein maelstrom homolog isoform X6, which encodes MARKWRAENSTQASMKQPPSQLSPVPAPLPMQIQRHASFPDAISLSWKNDQDVLGNIFCFLNIYSHGELPSPCEQRFLPCEIGCVKYSLQDGITADFHRFVDPGEVPRGFRFHCQAASDATHKIPISGFELSNAGHPVVLRELYSFVRPNRGRWPPVYCKSDDWYRVNWCLKWMAKESGIENQLELLSVENLVVELYQRKLQKEPSKTWVRNLLDVFMWDYSSNTRCKWHEENDILFCALASCKKTAYCISNTLASVYGVSLTTAHLPLQDYDSSNNINPKVVVLDAGRFQKRRTQNPGCNGYFSSPVEKQGAASSAGEHPSGVTSSCSTSIMRGRGITRLLESVSRLSKSSSN
- the MAEL gene encoding protein maelstrom homolog isoform X2; its protein translation is MPNRKGARNAYYFFVREKLPELQRRGLPVARVPDAIPLCSRDWALLTEDEKGKYTEMARKWRAENSTQASMKQPPSQLSPVPAPLPMQIQRHASFPDAISLSWKNDQDVLGNIFCFLNIYSHGELPSPCEQRFLPCEIGCVKYSLQDGITADFHRFVDPGEVPRGFRFHCQAASDATHKIPISGFELSNAGHPVVLRELYSFVRPNRGRWPPVYCKSDDWYRVNWCLKWMAKESGIENQLELLSVENLVVELYQRKLQKEPSKTWVRNLLDVFMWDYSSNTRCKWHEENDILFCALASCKKTAYCISNTLASVYGVSLTTAHLPLQDYDSSNNINPKVVVLDAGRFQKRRTQNPGCNGYFSSPVEKQGAASSAGEHPSGVTSSCSTSIMRGRGITRLLESVSRLSKSSSN